The nucleotide window CCTGATATAATTAATAGTCCAAAGTAGTACCTCCACGgctttttgtttcttcttgaACTTTATCAATCACCTGGAAAATTATAGCATAGTTAACCAAACAGCACTAAGAGGGATTATTAACTTGGTCAAACGAAGAGCCAAGGGCAGACTAAACTTCCAGAATTCATAAACTACTGCAAACTCAGTCTCCAACCCCAGTGATAAAAATGCACTATTCAAACCAGTAAACACAAGTAGGTATGtccttattttaaaatatatataatcaagaATATCTACAAAGCTTAGCCTCTCAGTAAAATAATGTTGCAATACTAAAGTTATTCCATGTATAAAAGAAAAGGCAATCTGCattcttctccatttttgtAGAAGTGAAAGTGTAAATCTGCCATTTACATCTGAAAGGATATAGGGGGTTTTCATTTTACAGCTACTTCTATCTGTTAACATTACgactttttaaaagaaaatgtgaGCTGCCCATGAAAACTCTTCTCACCTACCTCTCCTTTTCAAACACCCCACCCCCTATGTGTCCAAAAAAGGAGAAGTAAAGAAAATTAGGATAGCAGCTGTATTCAAACATCATCTGCCTTCCTAGCTAGTACTGAAAGCCcacacaaacaaaaagaaaagcatCTAAAAGAGGAAACAAACACTGGGAAAAGGTTCCTGGCACTCCTAAAAGATCAACAAAAGGATAGCTTCCAAAACTCAAAGGTCATTCCTAAATCAACTATGAATGTGTGGGAGGTGAATGGACACGAGAAGCTAGGATAACTTCCCATATGTGCCTGTCATGagctataaaaaaaaacagGGCGGAAGAGTGCATAATCCGCtctaagaagaaaataaaagcagAAAGCAGGTGCTGCCGCTTTATTTAGTCAAAACTGCAAACATTAGATTTCACATGGAAGCTCGTCATTGCTAAAACAATCTCTCATTGCCATCTTCATAGAGTCGCACTCCTACCTAAGGTGTCAGATTCACGGTCCATAGGGAGCACAACAATGTCTGATTTGGCTAAATTGCATCACATCAGCGTAATCAATTCTCCTCTTACAGGAATGTTCTACTCACAGTCACAGGGAAATGAACATACAGTGGACTACAGGCATGCAAGAAAGAACAACATCAATAGTGGTTCAACCTTATGCTGTctaacattttatattttttttagtataggATATCTGATATAAAATAAGCCAGTAATATTGGAAAATAATTACTTAAGAACTAAGAATTATCTAACTTCCGAATCTTGTATGAAAACCACTTGGCTACACATCTTATTTGAGAAGAACACTATGTtcaaaagtctaaaacactAATGTTCCAACCACAGCAATGATTTCATTTCAAGAAATCTATTTTATCAGTAGAAAAGAGGCAACAAGAATATTGGATGCATTTATATTTAGCCTTTAGGAACATCAGAGTTGTGTTGTAAGTTCAACCTTCAGTTCCCTGCATTATTGCTCAGACATGTGCTACTGCTAATACCTCTTTTAACTTTTCTACCCGGTTCTCTATGCTTTCCTGCTCTGATTCCAAGTATGTCAAGGTAAGTTTAGCCCCATAGGCCCAGACACCACAGATTAGCTAGTAACATAACTTCAGCCTACAACAGCACAACTGAAACCCACCCCTAAAAGCCCCATTGAGTGAGTAACCAGGCAAGTATATCCATGTCTGGTCACACCAAGATTAGCTAGTATCTTGATTCCACCTACCTACATCAAACCAAGCCTACAATGCACCACCATAAAGGTGTAAATGGACCGTCCTCCGTGTTCTGTACAAGATGTTATTAAGTAAATTAAAATGTGTCCTCCctaacaacttaagcttttacATCAGATGATCACACATTTCACATCTCAACATGGTGCAATTCTCAACCCACCCATTATCAGAAAATAAGTTTTGTGTGCTTGGCAAGGGAAAAAGAATTCAGGCCTGCACGTTAGGAGGtgtgtaaaaaaatattattgtgtaTATTAACGTGTACTCTCTATGAAAACTAGAGATTTTTCAAACTCATTGTCATGTTGAGTGATAGCACTAAAGCAAGTAGTTTAGTCCTAGGTACTTAAGTAGAAGCCTCCATTCCACAACTAGTATACAAATTTTACAGTCACCCCTGCAAAGCAACCATTTAATAATACAAATAACTACTACAAAATAGGCACCCATCTTCTGTTCCCTTAGTACAAGGTCCAAACATGCCATACACACTATGTTGCAagtgaaaaacaaataatactaCACGAAAGCATTATTAATCatagtaattaagaaaataaactaACCTCGTCAGGAACTCTAAGATACTTAATGGTATTGCCACGAATATAACATTCAGGCATTCTCCAAAATCTATCTCCATCCTgcattaatttttcaaaaatcaggtGGTCTTGCACCAATACATTTGAAAACCTAgcaataacatattaaaaaacaaTGAATTACCTTTGACGTACAGATAACTTCACGAAGATGGATATTCATCCAAGTATCACAATTCACCAAATGACCATTATAAGTCTCTCCATTTTTTAGCTCCACCAACTGTATTAGAAAACAAAAGTTTCCAGATTGAGATAATTGAACAAATACAATAATCCCATACGAATTCTCAAAATCCCTAGAATCTGGTGGGCTCCAAGGACTTGTGGCATATTTTGgagatacaatataaatatgCAGAAACTGATAAACTATACCAACAAAAAATCTGTTGCCTTTAAGAATGTTAGCCAAAAGCCTCAACTAACAATAGGACAAAACATGAAATCATTATTGTTATCCTCCCTCCAATTTCCCAAACAGCTACAAAAGAAGAATTACACTCCTGTATTCCTATAACTACTTTATTCACATGGTTTGTGGTTTTTGTATGTTATTAATAAGTTTGGGTTCATTCAAAGCATGCAGCACTTGGAAAAACCTAATTGATCTAACTGCATTaccacaccgaaaagagttAAGATCAGACTAAACAATAAACtaggaagagagaaaaaaaaggagacaCTAACCCTCTTCCACATGAATTCAAAAGCTTACCATGGGATGCCCCTGTGCAGTCTTGAGCAAAGAGAGGGGAAGCTGAGacagaagaaaaataaaaattagagcttcataagaactcaaaaccctaaccctaCCGCTCAGAAGTCGATTGTCGCTAAACCTACCATCTTTAGATGGGGGAAATTCCGAATTCAAGATTGCCTGCAAAAGTCAAAACACAGGAATTaccaataaaacaaaaaactGATCCCGAAGAATtgcacacacacaaaaaaagaaaacttaaatctgtaaattctctcttttttacATTCAAACCTAGACACCGCATGAGTTTATACGCAATAATCTTTGCTAATACATATAAGATATTCAAAGCCTTACCTAGCTTGATCTTCGTCTTTCTCCTCcctttgttgaaaaaaaaaaaaaaccgaaaaCGTAAGGTTCCTAGATTAAGCTTGAACTGTACCAAGTGGAGTCCAGCTTTAttgtaaattgaaaattttctgtTCTACCGCCGTTATGGCAATGAAGTATGAATTGGGTGGGCTCCACGTTTCATAGGTTGTAAATTGAATCGCCTACTACTTTCACTTTCACCGTATTTAATACATCTCCAAGCTCCAACCATGTTTTCTAttttagttttcaaatatataattttttatttttcagaaaatcaactttaactcaattttcttttatttagcAAATCAACTTCAActcgattttttattttattctcttttttcaatattatattattatttttatttcattcttattttcttatttcataacaTAAATTATTGCTTTTTTCTTTTCCCAAATAATCacatataattttcatgtgatataatattttattttttcaaatttatttttaagataaaattacattttattctaaataacataaattgcaatcaaatattatataatatacaaatttaatgcacaattcaaataaaagtgaaatcattagTGAAATACAATTACTTAAACGTTACATAAATACTCAACTTTTAAGATTATTATGTTACTCCCAAAAATGCTTTGATAATgcattacggagttcaaaagtaacatttttatccttaatttttTACGTCTaactaaaaattgttcaaataagAGATTTTCATCTACCATCATTTTTATTGGTGCAATTAGAGTTAGCTACATCCAAACAATGAGACGGTGAAAGGCTAGATATGGATATATCAAACTCAAGgaatttatagaagaaaataaaatttcaaggaaAAATTTAGAGGCTATTAGTGTTCCAAATGTTCGTGATTACATGCAACAAGAATAACtatgaataattgaaaaaagaaatcaatatGCACAATCGCAATTACAACAATTTTCTGGATCATacgttattattattttcagaatATTGCTAAATCTGAAAATGACCTACTGGATTACTAAATATTGTTGTGATAAATAAgttattatgttatttattgtattgttattttgtatttaaattgttatgttatgtattgtattgttatcttgcaTTTAAATTATCATCTTATGTATTGAacttttatcttgtatttaaattattatgttatgtattgtatttttaaattagaattttcatcttatcattttaattgcacattctttatagtgaaaattaataataaaatcaaattatattagtgaggaaaattaaaaaatattgaaatactgTTAATTCGGAATGAATATAGTATatgttaaataatatatttttaaaatattatattacattttttaaaaatcaaatattagatatttaagtAATGACATTATATGTAAATAGtgttaattacaaaataataataaaataataaaactactattcacctctctaaaaatgaagaatataGACTAAAATAAAGAGGGGTTGGAGTGCCCATTCTCTATTTTTACTCTCTAAATATTGAGAATGAATagtaaaatagaggtgggttggagatggtcgcATGGGACAATACgggaaaaaacaaaattggACGATAGTTCATACTTTTGTGTTAAGTTGTTTTAGATAGAACAAGGTACCCAACATCCGTTATCGTCCAGCGGTTAGGATATCTGGCTTTCACCCAGGAGACCCGGGTTCGATTCCCGGTAACGGAACTTTTTGTGTGACCTCCGAAATTTTCACTTATACGTTGTACAAACTTAAGCAATTGTTACCTTAttgttcttcttattttatctttgtttatcatctattaatcatattttatcatttacggtaccttatttatttttctcattttatctttgtttattatctattaatcatactttatcatttataatacatttttagTTATTCATTTTCCCCTACCTTTCTTAAAGGTTTGCCCTTCAAATTGGTCATATGTGATACACAAAATGATACAATCTACCCAAACTTGATGAGAATACAATTCAATACACCATAATTGTCCTTCAAATTGGTCATACATGACATACAAAAtgatacaatctatccaaacatgATGACAATACAATAGGATAAATTATGAAATGATATAACAACCGTCCACACAAAGGTTCACAGATCTTATTATCCAGCAAAATCTTAAAGGGGCAGATTAAATGAAATTGCAACAAAGTTTGAACATTTTGATGGTTGGATTCGCCTCGACCTTTCAAACGTTTGAAAAAAGTAAGTACATTATAACAACTAAAAAGTATCATTCTTTACCAGCATTGTTCAGTCATTCCAAGGTTAAAAACCATGATGAAAGACTTCCAATTCAGTACTTTACAACTCTTCTCAGCATACACAACTCTCTCAGGCCAACTGGCAAATTAACAACTAAGGGGCAGTTCACACATTAACAAACATGGTAAAATAACAGAAAATGAAAATCCCTCTCTCAAAGGAATACAATAGGGAGAAGACAACAAATAGCCGGAGACGGCAATCTCAAGTAAACTCGCTTGTCATATCAAGAATGGTGTATACATGTTCAACTTGTATAAAAGACGTGCAATGTTTCTATTTTCCAATTCCAAGTTCTTTTTCGATGTCTCTTGTAAGGCTAAATTGTGCAGTGTTGTGCCATGGGAACAATGTACGAGTAACGGGAAGCTTCCTCCGCAAGTCCTGCAAAAGataagaatttatttatttgtatccTTTTCATGGTGCAAGGTGGCGAGAGGTGTTTCTCCCAGCCAAGACAATAGTGAGAAAACATGACTGCTGTGAGATTGTAATGACAAGCACTCATGCAtctttcatttaaaatattttgacttaaaGGCTTTGAAGTTGAAGGAGTACCTTGAAAGTGGTATCAGGCAATTTCAAGTAAGATGTCTGCCAGTAAAAAGTCGATCAGTAACT belongs to Solanum stenotomum isolate F172 chromosome 1, ASM1918654v1, whole genome shotgun sequence and includes:
- the LOC125848380 gene encoding probable U6 snRNA-associated Sm-like protein LSm4 translates to MLPLSLLKTAQGHPMLVELKNGETYNGHLVNCDTWMNIHLREVICTSKDGDRFWRMPECYIRGNTIKYLRVPDEVIDKVQEETKSRGDRKPPGVGGRGRGRGGRDEGAAGRQAKGIGRGMEDAGAKGRGKGGPGAKSGGKGGGRGRG